Part of the Deltaproteobacteria bacterium genome is shown below.
AAATACACATCAGTGCCAACCCTGATTTCACCATTGTCAGCAGTACCTATGGCCGTCCAGACCACCTTGGCAATTATTTCCAGCGGCTTGTGATCAGGAACCTCTATGAGCATTTTGAAATTTCCGTGCAGAGGCGGCAGCAAACCCTCACATGAAAGTAGACCATGAAAGGGGCCAATATTTTCTACCTTCCCCTGTACAGGCCTGCGGCGTGACAGCAGCGTCACTGGCCAGGCCACCTTTGCCCTGGTGTATTGCAATCTTTTCGTTGTCATGGAAGTATGCAAGACTATACCACCCTGGCAGCAGTTGAGCACCGCCTTTGCCTGGCAGATGCTATTTGCAACATTGTAATCGTTGCAATTTCAAGCTAATATCCTGATTCAGAAGGCCCAGTTGACTGAAATCATCCTGCTCATACTGCAACCTGTATACCACAGCCAACTCTCTGCCGGCCTGGCCGCCACGGTCCAGCCTTGCAGGCTCCTGGACGTCTGTTTCTCTCTGGCTGCTGCCGCTTTTGCGGCGGTGATGAAGGCATGCTATGAAGACCTTGCAATTGCTGAACATAGTTATCCTTGCTTCGCTGTTTTTTTTCAGCTCCAGCAACAGATCAGCTGCCTGGCACGATGAAACTCATCTGGCTATTGCCAGAGTTGCCGGCTATTACAAGTGGTACAACAGTGCAGGAGCAGACATGGCAAAGCTGAAGGCCGGCAAGATCGAAAGCCACAATCACCGGGCCCACAACCCGCCGCAAACGACCGTCACAGCGGCAATGGTCATGGAGCAGGTGGCAAGATACAATCAGATAGATAAACAGGGCCATCTTTACGGTGCTATCATCGCCTCTCTCAGAAACTATCTGGAAAACAGGCAGAAGGGAAAGTATGGCGAGTATCATCTGGCGTATTGCGCCCACTACGTGGGCGACCTTTCCCAGCCTCTCCACAATACTCTCAAAGACGCCTATAACAAAAAATACCACAAGAGGACCGATGGCATTGTCGAGTCCGAGGTGATGCAGAACCTGGAGAAAATAAAAATCTATCCTGTACAGATCAACTCCGAGCAGGATCTAGCCACGGAGATCGCCAGAATAGCCAACAGGGCGAAAACACTGGGCTACCGCCTCGAAGCAGAAGACCGGCTGATAACTAGAGAAGAGGCCTACCAGCAGCTGAGCGACAGTGCCTCGCTTTTCAGGGCCATCCTCCACTATGTCAACAGCAAGCCCTTACTGTCTACAGGCAAAGAATTCTAGCTGCCAGACTGAACCTGGATGCCTCGATTAAATGTCAGCCCGCTGTCAATACTGCACCTCACAATCAACGGCACCTCGACCCTTTTTCACTTTTCCGCTCAGCTCAACTGCCTATCCAGGCTCCGGTACTGAATTGCCTCTGCAATGTGCGGCGCCCTGATTTGCTCTTCGGAATCGAGGTCGGCAATGGTCCTGCCTATCTTGAGAATCCGGTTGTAGGCCCGGGCGCTCAACCCCAACCTGTCGATTGCTGTCTTGAGAAGTTGTTGTGAATCCTTCCCCAGCATACAGAATTCTTGCAGCAATCCGGGCGGCATCTGCGAATTGCAATAGATCTTCTGGCCTGTGAATCTTTCCTGCTGAACTGCCCGTGCCATGTTGACCCGGCGGCGAATCACCGCAGAATTCTCTCCCCCTTCTTCCTTTGCCAGGTCCTGATACTCCACCGCCGGCACTTCCACATGAATGTCCAGCCGATCCAGCAAGGGCCCTGAAATCTTGGCGCGATAGCGTTGAATTTGCACATAGGTACACTGGCACTGGTGCTTGGCGTCGCCATAAAAACCGCAGGGACAGGGATTCATTGCAGCCACAGCCATGAAGCGTGCCGGATATGTTATGGAGGTTGCTGCCCTGGCAATGGTCACCCGGCCATCTTCCATTGGCTGGCGCAGCACCTCCAGTACATTCTTGCGGAACTCGGGCATTTCATCCAGGAAGAGCACGCCGTTGTGCGCCAGGCTCACTTCACCCGGTTTGGGTATCTGGCCGCCGCCGATCAGACCGGCATCAGAAATGGTGTGGTGCGGCGCCCTGAAGGGACGGGTCACCACCAGGGCGCGGTCGCCCATGAGGCCCATAACACTGTAGACTTTGGTGGTCTCCAGGGCCTCTTCAAAGGTAAGGTCCGGCAGTATAGTGGGCAGCCGTTGAGCCAGCATTGTTTTCCCGGAGCCCGGCGGTCCCACCATAAGCACGTTGTGTCCCCCGGCTGCAGCAATTTCCAGAGCGCGTTTTACATGCTCCTGACCCTTTACTTCGCTGAAATCCAGTTCATAGTGGTTATGGCTGGCAAAC
Proteins encoded:
- a CDS encoding PilZ domain-containing protein, whose protein sequence is MTTKRLQYTRAKVAWPVTLLSRRRPVQGKVENIGPFHGLLSCEGLLPPLHGNFKMLIEVPDHKPLEIIAKVVWTAIGTADNGEIRVGTDVYFVKVTEAGREYLRRVISRQYKRTSAISPLTAGLGDEPEEEESLLWSDCSISFSC
- a CDS encoding YifB family Mg chelatase-like AAA ATPase; the encoded protein is VPEANCREAAVVDGVQVFAVQHLSDAVTFLNNGQDLSPTSIQVTELFASHNHYELDFSEVKGQEHVKRALEIAAAGGHNVLMVGPPGSGKTMLAQRLPTILPDLTFEEALETTKVYSVMGLMGDRALVVTRPFRAPHHTISDAGLIGGGQIPKPGEVSLAHNGVLFLDEMPEFRKNVLEVLRQPMEDGRVTIARAATSITYPARFMAVAAMNPCPCGFYGDAKHQCQCTYVQIQRYRAKISGPLLDRLDIHVEVPAVEYQDLAKEEGGENSAVIRRRVNMARAVQQERFTGQKIYCNSQMPPGLLQEFCMLGKDSQQLLKTAIDRLGLSARAYNRILKIGRTIADLDSEEQIRAPHIAEAIQYRSLDRQLS